From Bradyrhizobium erythrophlei:
GCTGACCGACCGCCGCCCGATCCTGCTCGCCAACGCCCGCCTGATCGATCCCTCGCGCGATTTCGACGGCATCGGCGACGTGCTGATCGCCGACGGCACCATCCGCGAAAGCCGGCGCGGCATTGGTGCTGCCGGCGTTCCCGAGGGCACCGACATCATCAATTGCGCCGGCAAGATCATAGCCCCCGGCCTGATCGACATGCGCGCCTTCGTCGGCGAGCCCGGCGCCAGCCACCGCGAAACCTTTGCCTCCGCAAGCCAGGCCGCGGCGACCGGCGGTATCACCACCATCATCTGCCAGCCCGATACCTCGCCGGTGATCGACAATTCCGCGACGGTCGATTTTGTCCTGCGCCGCGCCCGCGATACTGCGATCGTCAACATCCACCCGATGGCGGCGCTGACAAAGGGCATGGGCGGCGAGGAAATGACCGAGATCGGCCTGTTGAAGGCCGCCGGCGCCGTCGCCTTCACCGACGGCGACAGAAGCGTCACCAATGCGCAGGTGATGCGCCGGGCGCTGACCTACGCGCGCGACTTCGACGCGCTGATCGTGCATCACACCGAAGACCCGCATCTGGTCGGCGAAGGCGTCATGAACGAGGGCGAATTCGCCGCAAGGCTGGGACTGGTCGGCATTCCCGACGCCGCCGAGACCATCATGCTGGAGCGCGACATGCGTCTCGTCGCGCTGACCGGCGGGCGCTATCACGCGGCGTCGCTGAGCTGCATCGGCTCGCTGGAAATCCTGAAGCGCGCGCGGGACGCAGGCCTTGCGGTCTCAGCCTCGGTCTCGATCAATCATGTGACCCTGAACGAAAACGACATCGGTCCCTACCGGACATTCCTGAAACTATCACCGCCGCTGCGCACCGAGGACGACCGGCTGGCGCTGGTTGAAGCCGTCGCCTCCGGCCTGATCGACGTCATCATGTCCGACCACAATCCGCAGGACGTCGAGGTGAAGCGGCTGCCGTTCGCAGAAGCGGCTTCCGGCGCGATCGGCCTGCAGACCATGCTGCCGGCGGCGCTTCGGTTGATCCACAATGGCGCCATGGATTTCAAGACGCTGATCCGCGCAATGTCGACGCGCCCGGCCGAACTGTTGGGCCTGCCCGGCGGCACGCTACGGGCTGGTTCGCCCGCCGACATCATCGTGATCGACGCCGATACGCCCTGGGTGCTCGATCCCGTCGATATCAAGTCACAATGCAAGAATACGCCGTTCGACGAGGCGCGGTTCTCGGGCCGCGTGGTGCGCACGATCGTCAGCGGACGGACCGTCTACGAGCACGTCTGATATCGTGAAATCCGGATGGGAACGGTGGCGCGGTCAATGGGGATAGATTTGAGCGAGCGCTTCCAATGATATCCCGACCAGGGCTGCCGCGAGATAAAGACTGAAGAAGATCAGGCTAAATCGGGTGCGCACGTAAGGCATGACAATCTCCCGTCGGTGAGAAATCACCATGCGGATTTATGGTTAACAATTCCTTGATCCGCGGATGGAGCCACTGGATATGTTGATATCGCCTTTTGCCGATGGCGTGATCGCCCTCTTGGTCGGCTACCTCTTCGGCTCGATTCCGTTCGGCCTGATCCTCACGCGGGCCGCCGGCACCCAGGATCTCCGCTCGATCGGCTCCGGCAATATCGGCGCCACCAACGTGCTGCGCACCGGACGCAAGGGCCTCGCCGCGGCGACCCTGATCGGCGACGCGCTGAAGGGCACCGCCGCGGTCATCCTCGCGGGCTATTTCGGCGGGCCCAATGCGGCTATGGCGGCAGCGCTCGGCGCGTTCCTCGGCCACCTCTTTCCGGTATGGCTGAACTTCAGAGGCGGCAAAGGCGTCGCGGTCTATATCGGTATCCTCATCGGACTATTCTGGCCGGCCGCGATCGTGTTTTGCGTGATCTGGCTCACGACCGCCATCGTCACGCGGTACTCTTCGCTGTCGGCGCTGGTCGCGAGCGTGGTGACACCGATCTTCCTGTGGTGGTTTGGCCACCTCGCACTGGCCTCGCTATTCGCCGTGGTGACGCTGCTGCTGTTCTACATGCACCGCGAAAACATCAAGCGGTTGCGGGCGGGCACCGAGGGCAAGATCGGGAAGTAGTGAGGGATCGTCATTCCGGGGCGATGCGAAGCATCGAACCCGGAATCTCGAGATTCCCCGATGTGCAATTGCACATCGAGGTCCACGCTGACGCGTGTCCCGGAATGACAGACTACCTCTCAACCCTTCGCCAGTGTCTCCTCGACAAAACGTGCCACCTTCAGCGCGCCGGCATCGTTGCCGAAGCGGGCGATCACCTGCACGCCCACCGGCAATCCGCCGTCGGCGACGTGAGCGGGAACGTTGACGCAGGGAACGCCCATCAAGGTCCACAGTTTGTTGAAACGGGTATCGCCGGTCGAGGCCAGTCCCTTCGGCGCAGCACCCGGCGCGGAGAAAGTCAGCAACGCGTCGAAATCGTCGAAGATTTTGGCCAGCGCCTTGCGGCCCCGGTTCGCGGTTCGGCGCGCCTCGTCGTAATCGGCAGCTGCGATGCCGACGGTCTCGTCGAGTTTGGCGCGCAATAGCGGCGGCATCGCATCGTATTGCGTGCGGTATTCCCAGGCGAGCGCCTGATGGGCCTCGAATTCCTGCACCGTCTCGTGCGCCAGCCACGCCTCGGCCGATATTTCCGGCAAGGCGAGCGTACGAACGGAGGCGCCGGCGCGTTCCACCGCCATGCCGGCGATCCGCAACGCTTCCGCGCTGGCGGCTTCAGGCTTGCCGGCAAAATCCTGCGTCACCACCGCGATGCGCGGCCGCTCGATCGCAGCGCCGAGCAGCAGTTCGGGCCGGCCGGTCATCGCCGAAAGTCCGAGCGCGAGATCTTCAACGCCGGCCGCAAACAGCCCGACGGTGTCCAGCGTCCACGAAAAACATTTGACGCCGACCGTCGGCAGTACGCGGAACGAAGGTTTGATCGCGGCTACGCCGCAATACGACGCCG
This genomic window contains:
- the plsY gene encoding glycerol-3-phosphate 1-O-acyltransferase PlsY, with the protein product MLISPFADGVIALLVGYLFGSIPFGLILTRAAGTQDLRSIGSGNIGATNVLRTGRKGLAAATLIGDALKGTAAVILAGYFGGPNAAMAAALGAFLGHLFPVWLNFRGGKGVAVYIGILIGLFWPAAIVFCVIWLTTAIVTRYSSLSALVASVVTPIFLWWFGHLALASLFAVVTLLLFYMHRENIKRLRAGTEGKIGK
- a CDS encoding dihydroorotase produces the protein MLTDRRPILLANARLIDPSRDFDGIGDVLIADGTIRESRRGIGAAGVPEGTDIINCAGKIIAPGLIDMRAFVGEPGASHRETFASASQAAATGGITTIICQPDTSPVIDNSATVDFVLRRARDTAIVNIHPMAALTKGMGGEEMTEIGLLKAAGAVAFTDGDRSVTNAQVMRRALTYARDFDALIVHHTEDPHLVGEGVMNEGEFAARLGLVGIPDAAETIMLERDMRLVALTGGRYHAASLSCIGSLEILKRARDAGLAVSASVSINHVTLNENDIGPYRTFLKLSPPLRTEDDRLALVEAVASGLIDVIMSDHNPQDVEVKRLPFAEAASGAIGLQTMLPAALRLIHNGAMDFKTLIRAMSTRPAELLGLPGGTLRAGSPADIIVIDADTPWVLDPVDIKSQCKNTPFDEARFSGRVVRTIVSGRTVYEHV
- a CDS encoding amidase → MISLADLQRRIASGELSADAAIAQSGEAIEAQDKTIGAFVCRADNVRAADAGPLRGIAVGIKDIIDTADFPTEMGSKIYRGWRPRADAPVVMMLKQAGASIAGKTTTTGFASRDPTATLNPRNHAHTPGGSSSGSAAAVAAGMIPLALGTQTGGSVIRPASYCGVAAIKPSFRVLPTVGVKCFSWTLDTVGLFAAGVEDLALGLSAMTGRPELLLGAAIERPRIAVVTQDFAGKPEAASAEALRIAGMAVERAGASVRTLALPEISAEAWLAHETVQEFEAHQALAWEYRTQYDAMPPLLRAKLDETVGIAAADYDEARRTANRGRKALAKIFDDFDALLTFSAPGAAPKGLASTGDTRFNKLWTLMGVPCVNVPAHVADGGLPVGVQVIARFGNDAGALKVARFVEETLAKG